A stretch of the Planctomycetia bacterium genome encodes the following:
- a CDS encoding glycoside hydrolase 100 family protein, which translates to MKHPILFRPSEYRDLSPAERDLLETGYQKALEALRKNITPKGFSACSLTDNEVYGTDVNYRSVWARDGAMTIVWTLDIPDQQIRDCQAATLRTLLAQQTASGQIPANVRIDSDVPEYAGVGGIASMDSALWVVIALWRHANETNDWSIVQDHFPKLRRTMDWLLAHDSNNCGLLEIPEAGDWTDLFARSYHVLYDEVLWYRCLVCYANILARFGMGEEAEEFRVRSRHVRTMILTNFWPSTNPSPEGGPRAFSMAQDRLGDARYLVAQLSPFGFSWRCDVLANTLAYLMYDLISTRQAIMTFRFLWGVGANEPGPCRNLYPPVFAGDPEWREYFTVNLLNLPNHYHNGGIWPFIGGVWVRFIHKLGLVDVARREMVKLAKLCAMGMEHDWEFNEWHHGVTGRPMGKAYQAWSAASFIQACHDLHLEPSSVDHHE; encoded by the coding sequence ACGCCCAAGGGCTTCTCCGCCTGCTCCCTGACCGATAACGAGGTGTACGGGACCGATGTAAACTACCGCTCCGTCTGGGCACGCGACGGGGCGATGACCATCGTGTGGACCTTAGATATCCCGGACCAGCAGATACGCGACTGTCAAGCTGCGACGTTGCGCACCTTGTTGGCCCAGCAGACCGCATCTGGTCAGATTCCTGCAAATGTGCGCATTGACTCCGATGTGCCGGAATACGCTGGGGTCGGCGGCATTGCCTCCATGGACAGCGCACTGTGGGTGGTCATCGCTCTGTGGCGTCACGCAAATGAAACCAACGATTGGTCGATCGTCCAGGACCATTTTCCGAAGTTGCGGCGAACGATGGACTGGCTATTGGCGCACGACTCCAACAACTGCGGGCTGTTGGAAATTCCTGAGGCGGGCGATTGGACGGACTTGTTCGCACGCAGTTATCACGTGCTCTACGACGAGGTGTTGTGGTACCGTTGTCTCGTCTGTTACGCGAACATTCTGGCCCGATTCGGCATGGGCGAGGAGGCTGAGGAATTCCGGGTCCGATCACGGCACGTCCGCACGATGATCCTCACCAATTTTTGGCCGAGCACCAATCCGTCGCCGGAAGGGGGGCCGCGCGCGTTCTCGATGGCCCAAGATCGTCTGGGCGACGCCAGATATCTGGTGGCGCAACTATCCCCCTTCGGATTCAGCTGGCGTTGCGACGTGCTGGCCAATACGCTGGCTTATCTGATGTACGACCTGATCTCGACGCGACAGGCGATAATGACCTTTCGCTTCTTGTGGGGCGTCGGCGCCAACGAGCCTGGACCGTGCCGGAATCTCTACCCGCCCGTCTTCGCCGGCGATCCGGAATGGCGCGAGTATTTCACGGTCAACCTCTTGAACTTGCCCAATCACTACCACAACGGAGGCATTTGGCCGTTCATTGGCGGCGTCTGGGTGCGATTCATCCACAAACTGGGACTCGTCGACGTCGCGCGCCGCGAAATGGTGAAGCTTGCCAAGCTGTGTGCCATGGGCATGGAACACGACTGGGAGTTCAATGAGTGGCATCACGGCGTCACCGGGCGTCCCATGGGTAAAGCCTACCAGGCATGGAGCGCCGCGAGCTTCATCCAGGCCTGTCACGACCTGCATCTGGAGCCGTCGTCAGTCGATCATCACGAATGA